A genomic window from Exiguobacterium acetylicum DSM 20416 includes:
- a CDS encoding tautomerase family protein — protein sequence MPLLRFDVIEGRSEEELKTLLDTAHDAMVEAFDVPERDRYQIVHTHKAHEMVIQDTGLGFERSKDIVLISVTSKTRTEEKKQRLYQLLAERLQANCGLAPTDLMVSIVENDAADWSFGLGEAQFLTGKL from the coding sequence ATGCCGTTATTACGATTCGACGTCATTGAAGGACGTTCAGAAGAAGAGTTAAAAACGTTACTCGACACCGCACACGATGCGATGGTCGAAGCATTTGATGTGCCGGAGCGCGATCGTTATCAAATCGTGCACACGCATAAAGCGCATGAGATGGTCATTCAAGATACAGGACTTGGGTTTGAACGGAGTAAAGATATCGTCCTCATCAGTGTGACGAGTAAAACGCGGACGGAAGAGAAAAAACAACGTCTCTACCAATTACTCGCCGAACGCTTACAAGCAAACTGTGGACTCGCACCGACTGATTTGATGGTTTCGATCGTTGAAAATGATGCAGCCGACTGGAGCTTCGGTCTTGGCGAAGCACAGTTTTTAACGGGTAAACTATGA
- a CDS encoding metallophosphoesterase family protein: MKVMLFTDIHGNASALRAVLSHLDQQTDIDAAYCLGDLVGIGPEHNEVIDLLRQRSDIQTISGNHDECVLALIHGETYPDSYRHAKEHHQWIADTLTQENQKYLEHLPRILNVTHQEQTMHLTHYAYADQTKKIGEEPLKQAVDGTKESLSVLFAGSEARIIGFGHHHPAQQVETEQTLFINPGALGCQETAVAPVAIIDWEKDQVRSEILKISYDDRPFLDVLNTTKMPERELMRRLFFGSRT; encoded by the coding sequence ATGAAAGTTATGCTTTTTACAGATATTCACGGCAATGCATCAGCTTTGCGTGCTGTATTGTCCCATCTTGATCAACAAACAGATATCGATGCCGCTTATTGTCTCGGTGATCTTGTCGGTATTGGACCAGAGCATAATGAGGTCATCGATTTATTAAGACAACGGTCTGATATCCAGACGATTTCTGGAAATCATGATGAATGTGTCCTTGCTTTAATCCATGGGGAGACCTATCCCGATAGTTACCGACATGCTAAAGAGCACCATCAATGGATCGCGGATACGTTGACGCAAGAGAATCAAAAGTATTTGGAGCACTTACCACGTATCTTAAATGTTACGCATCAGGAACAAACGATGCACCTGACGCACTATGCTTACGCCGACCAGACGAAGAAGATTGGTGAAGAGCCATTAAAGCAAGCAGTGGATGGAACGAAAGAAAGCTTATCCGTCCTGTTTGCTGGAAGTGAGGCACGGATCATTGGTTTCGGTCATCATCATCCAGCGCAACAAGTCGAGACAGAGCAAACGCTCTTTATTAATCCAGGTGCACTTGGATGTCAGGAAACAGCTGTTGCTCCAGTAGCAATTATCGATTGGGAGAAGGACCAAGTCCGTTCAGAAATCCTGAAGATTTCATATGATGATCGACCATTTCTAGATGTGCTCAATACGACGAAAATGCCGGAACGTGAGTTGATGCGCCGCCTCTTCTTCGGTAGTAGGACATGA
- a CDS encoding TetR/AcrR family transcriptional regulator translates to MTQSDKETLILDSAMACFSELGYKGTTIERVARRAHVGKPTVYQLFESKLNLFESLVTRVLQEMKEEAERAYVEHATVEENKQAMIDAIVYHQQQHLFILQIIEETRNLKLQEMQELRTRIERHVVEYLKTLLETRLGQDDRDVPVDVTAFLIFRTYIALIAEWPLIARPLELDTIRRAMLRIL, encoded by the coding sequence ATGACACAGTCTGATAAAGAAACACTGATACTAGACTCAGCGATGGCTTGCTTTTCTGAACTTGGTTATAAAGGTACGACGATTGAGCGTGTCGCCCGACGCGCTCACGTCGGAAAACCGACTGTCTACCAACTGTTTGAAAGTAAGCTCAACCTGTTCGAATCGCTCGTAACACGTGTGCTGCAAGAAATGAAAGAAGAAGCCGAACGCGCTTACGTCGAACATGCGACGGTAGAAGAAAATAAACAAGCAATGATTGACGCCATCGTCTATCATCAGCAACAACATTTGTTCATTCTTCAAATCATCGAAGAAACACGCAACTTAAAATTACAAGAGATGCAGGAACTACGGACACGTATCGAACGACATGTCGTCGAATATCTTAAAACGCTACTTGAGACGCGCCTTGGACAAGATGATCGTGATGTACCAGTCGATGTCACAGCCTTTCTGATTTTCCGGACGTACATTGCGCTAATTGCCGAATGGCCATTGATTGCTCGACCTTTAGAATTAGATACGATTCGTCGTGCCATGCTACGCATTTTATGA
- a CDS encoding PTS transporter subunit IIC: MTTLKEYAMDRMVKVSAGMANAVLVTLGVGLLIETLGNLLHIQMLLTIGGVAKVLLAPALGAGIAFQLGGNTLVLFSAMIAATIGGAALQSTASGLVLVPGQPISALLAAAVAVYVGKRMTGKTKFDMMVIPMSAVLAGGVTGIGAAAVTTPLLTKFSAMITASVESSPIATSLVIALIFSVLLMSPASSAALAIALQLDPVASAAALIGCSAQFVGFTLMAYRQTDPGGLIASFFVTPKVQFPNIVKNPRLVVAPFLAAMISAPVATLLLSLKVPYELAGLGLNSMIAPLNIFVNQGPQAFLVFFLTGVVLPGVLTLVFYRLTTVAGWTKRGDLHLEIQ, encoded by the coding sequence ATGACAACGTTGAAAGAATATGCGATGGATCGAATGGTAAAAGTATCAGCTGGAATGGCAAATGCCGTTCTTGTAACACTTGGTGTCGGACTTCTGATTGAGACACTCGGAAATCTTCTACATATCCAAATGTTACTGACGATTGGTGGTGTCGCAAAAGTACTACTCGCTCCCGCGCTTGGTGCCGGTATTGCCTTTCAGCTCGGAGGAAACACACTTGTGCTGTTCAGCGCGATGATCGCAGCGACGATCGGTGGTGCCGCCCTTCAATCGACTGCTTCTGGACTCGTTCTTGTACCCGGTCAGCCGATCAGTGCATTACTCGCGGCTGCTGTCGCTGTATACGTCGGAAAACGCATGACTGGAAAAACGAAATTTGACATGATGGTCATCCCAATGAGCGCTGTCCTTGCTGGCGGTGTGACCGGAATCGGTGCTGCTGCCGTCACGACACCACTCCTTACAAAATTCAGTGCCATGATCACAGCTTCAGTCGAGTCTTCTCCTATTGCTACATCTCTTGTTATTGCACTCATCTTTAGTGTCTTATTGATGTCTCCTGCTTCGTCCGCTGCACTCGCTATCGCTTTGCAACTTGATCCTGTAGCGAGTGCCGCTGCACTCATTGGCTGTTCCGCTCAATTCGTCGGCTTCACGTTGATGGCATACCGTCAGACGGATCCAGGTGGTTTGATTGCTTCATTCTTTGTAACACCTAAAGTACAATTCCCGAATATCGTTAAAAATCCACGTCTTGTCGTTGCACCGTTTCTCGCAGCGATGATTTCAGCTCCTGTCGCGACGCTTCTTCTCTCTTTGAAAGTACCGTACGAACTCGCAGGACTTGGACTCAATTCGATGATTGCCCCACTCAATATCTTCGTCAACCAAGGTCCTCAGGCGTTCCTCGTCTTCTTCTTGACTGGTGTCGTTCTACCTGGTGTCCTGACGCTCGTCTTCTATCGATTGACGACTGTCGCAGGGTGGACGAAGCGCGGCGATCTTCATCTCGAAATTCAATAA
- a CDS encoding YhgE/Pip domain-containing protein, whose protein sequence is MFRSEWKKLKSPMMIVVILALILVPFLYNSIFLSAFWDPYGQTEDIKVAIVNEDKATKFKGEKVDIGDQFVDKLKKNDDFDWQFLSKDKAEKELRDGKIYMTVVIPKNFSKNATTLLDDHPKKIELEYYLNPAKNYSGTQISSTAAKQLNEKIRKSVTKQYSSAIFGALKKIANGMEKASDGSSKLEDGNHKTADGAKTLATNLGKLADGSLTLSEKLGEANQGSKKLSDGVTTLDEKTALFAQKTGELSSGLNTLDENGGKLQAGAAQLEDGATKLSGGSTQVRQGAEQLAAGTAQLNEKIPQLTDGLNQLDEKAQAANAFLTQLNQDAEKAKQDLRARREALEANVAQLKEVISASEQLSDEEKQTLLGSIGSLEENIQNLAAQEGAIDQSLAQATDATKKIGQLAAGGQQVESAVSQLNAGQVKLVDGAKQVESGAQQLASGQQTFNEKLGQYTAGVHKAATGGAQLADGANQLSDGTHQLQTGASALNNGLGQLASGSTTITDGIGKTTDGASKIADANTKLEDGAKTLKDELSKGAKDATVKPTKERDNMLAEPVVLKEHDYSTVNNYGSGLSAYILSIALFAGALMFSSVYQIRPEHGESLTWRFLVGKLSLILPIGALQGVAAATAIVYVLDADVASVPALYGFAALTGMTFITILFTLAMLLGRVGQFLAFLLLLLQIGGSGGTFPVEMTPSFFQAIHTFLPMTYSVGGFREALGLGVTDALISNSQVLATILVVALIISFVGGLGAKRILLSTKVRRKQHDTV, encoded by the coding sequence ATGTTTCGCTCAGAATGGAAGAAATTGAAGAGTCCGATGATGATTGTCGTCATTCTCGCCCTCATCCTCGTACCGTTTCTCTACAACTCCATCTTCTTATCTGCATTCTGGGACCCATACGGTCAAACAGAAGACATCAAGGTCGCTATCGTCAACGAGGACAAGGCGACGAAGTTTAAAGGAGAGAAAGTCGACATCGGGGATCAATTCGTCGACAAACTCAAAAAAAATGATGATTTTGATTGGCAGTTCTTATCTAAGGACAAAGCCGAAAAAGAATTACGTGACGGCAAAATCTATATGACGGTCGTCATCCCGAAGAACTTCTCTAAAAATGCAACAACACTACTCGATGATCATCCGAAGAAGATTGAGTTGGAGTATTACTTGAATCCAGCCAAAAACTACTCGGGGACACAAATTTCGAGTACGGCTGCAAAACAATTAAACGAAAAGATCCGAAAATCCGTGACGAAACAATACAGTAGTGCGATCTTCGGTGCGTTGAAGAAAATCGCAAACGGTATGGAAAAGGCATCGGACGGTTCTTCTAAACTAGAAGATGGCAACCATAAAACAGCGGATGGTGCCAAAACACTGGCAACGAATCTTGGAAAGCTCGCAGATGGCAGTCTGACACTGTCCGAAAAACTCGGAGAAGCAAATCAAGGTTCTAAAAAACTCAGTGACGGCGTCACGACACTCGACGAAAAGACTGCCCTCTTCGCCCAAAAAACGGGTGAGTTGTCTTCTGGGTTGAACACGCTAGACGAAAATGGTGGCAAATTACAAGCCGGTGCTGCACAACTAGAAGACGGAGCAACGAAACTCAGCGGTGGCTCGACACAAGTCCGTCAAGGGGCAGAGCAACTGGCTGCAGGTACGGCTCAGCTTAATGAAAAAATTCCTCAATTGACGGATGGATTAAATCAATTGGATGAAAAAGCACAAGCTGCCAACGCCTTTTTAACGCAACTTAATCAAGATGCTGAAAAAGCGAAACAAGATTTACGAGCACGTCGTGAAGCACTTGAAGCAAACGTCGCGCAACTAAAAGAAGTCATTTCTGCTTCTGAACAGTTATCGGATGAAGAAAAACAAACGTTACTCGGTTCTATCGGTTCATTAGAAGAAAACATCCAAAATCTCGCCGCCCAAGAAGGCGCGATTGATCAGAGTCTTGCTCAAGCAACGGACGCGACGAAGAAGATTGGTCAACTGGCTGCAGGTGGTCAACAAGTCGAATCAGCTGTATCACAACTGAACGCAGGTCAAGTGAAACTCGTCGACGGTGCGAAACAAGTCGAGTCTGGTGCACAACAATTAGCAAGTGGTCAACAAACATTCAATGAAAAACTCGGTCAATATACTGCAGGTGTGCATAAAGCCGCAACAGGTGGCGCACAACTGGCTGACGGTGCGAACCAACTGTCAGATGGCACACATCAACTCCAAACAGGTGCTAGCGCGTTAAATAACGGGTTAGGACAATTGGCTTCTGGTTCAACTACGATTACGGACGGAATCGGCAAAACGACCGATGGGGCTTCGAAAATCGCGGATGCCAACACAAAACTTGAAGATGGTGCTAAAACATTGAAGGATGAGCTCAGCAAAGGGGCTAAAGACGCAACCGTCAAGCCGACGAAAGAGCGGGATAATATGCTGGCAGAACCCGTCGTCTTAAAAGAACATGACTATTCGACGGTCAACAACTACGGTTCTGGTTTATCAGCTTATATCCTTAGTATTGCCTTATTCGCAGGTGCCTTGATGTTCTCGTCTGTCTATCAGATTCGTCCAGAACATGGTGAAAGTCTGACATGGCGCTTCCTTGTCGGTAAATTATCACTCATCTTACCGATTGGAGCCTTACAAGGTGTCGCAGCGGCTACAGCCATCGTTTATGTCCTGGATGCTGATGTCGCGAGTGTTCCTGCGCTCTATGGATTTGCTGCCTTAACAGGTATGACGTTCATTACGATTCTGTTCACGCTCGCGATGCTACTCGGTCGCGTCGGACAGTTCCTTGCCTTCCTACTACTTCTGCTTCAAATCGGTGGTAGTGGTGGTACGTTCCCAGTCGAGATGACGCCAAGCTTCTTCCAAGCCATCCATACGTTCTTACCAATGACGTATTCAGTCGGCGGATTCCGTGAAGCTCTTGGACTTGGTGTGACAGACGCCCTCATCTCAAACAGTCAAGTCCTTGCGACTATCTTAGTCGTCGCGTTGATCATCAGCTTTGTTGGAGGGCTCGGAGCCAAACGGATTCTACTCTCAACGAAAGTGAGACGAAAACAACATGACACAGTCTGA
- the yidD gene encoding membrane protein insertion efficiency factor YidD → MKRVLMGGIRFYQKVISPMKPATCRFYPTCSHYGMEAIERHGAVKGSYLTTRRLLRCQPFHPGGLDFVPEPDQFSWKAPLQRENPREKAEETKE, encoded by the coding sequence ATGAAACGTGTCTTAATGGGAGGAATTCGTTTTTATCAAAAAGTCATCTCTCCCATGAAACCAGCCACATGTCGATTCTATCCAACATGCTCCCATTACGGGATGGAGGCGATTGAACGTCATGGTGCGGTAAAAGGTAGTTATTTGACGACGCGTCGATTGTTACGGTGCCAACCGTTCCATCCAGGAGGCCTTGACTTCGTTCCAGAACCCGATCAATTTAGTTGGAAAGCACCGCTGCAACGGGAAAATCCACGGGAGAAGGCGGAAGAAACGAAGGAGTAA
- a CDS encoding efflux RND transporter permease subunit, whose product MNFLTRFSLKNSVAVFIIAILLILGGVYSFSQLKVDQFPEIEFPQISIEAVYPGASPDDVDKQVVSKLETSLKGIEGATKLTSSSYESIGILNIEFPFDTDMDKVEQQIDAAIQDANLPEEATTKLNRLSFGSFPIYNISFFSKDGKDIEKILKEDIEPELNKIPGINSVSVGGYKDDLVQITVDKGKATEAGLSLSSIKEQINGKYVSFPSGQLSENDSKIPIRVEEKLENLDKLKNLQLTPAAGAASSSSNGQTGGSSAGGPPQGATQGPPSTTGDAAADQASEPAEPIRLEDIAKIEAVSQQSEKTRYDLKDSLSMAITKKQDANTVEIADEVTKILNKYDDQVDYTIGIDSAKDIEESVATLVKEGLLGALFASLAVLLFLRNLRATIIAIVSIPLSLLIAAIFLNWQDISLNIMTLGGMAVAVGRVVDDSIVVIENIFRRVRKSESGMTDEIIEQSTKEILKAITSSTLTTVVVFLPIGFVGGITGKFFLPFALTIIFSLLASLLVAITIVPILAKFAFKKVPAEEKEGALQRWYGKLIEKSLSHKAIILVVSFVLLGGSLAIVPRLGFTFIPNEASKTLTASLELPAATSLEKTSDVSFEMEKMFDKEQAIADVTTSVGARDFTTGLRLDNKASYFLNLKDGVNVEKTIKSLETQMENIAQDENVDVKISVAELSTGGPPSNNNVDVDLFSNDLEALQEAAKLVEDNMSKNNDLKYITNNFSEKQKQYLVEIDPEKASDRGLSGFQILGTVNDQTKPVTVGTLNLDNKDQDVQLSYEEGLVSKEDLEDVQLFSANGPVALKDVANVNEVETFTSIQKLDGKVYARVSGQVKGDDVQNVSNAVKADVEKIDLPDGVSLTSGGGNDDTVEIFQSLGIAIVVAIGLVYLTMLITFGKARIPFIILSSLIFVPIGSLVTLFLANEPLSVSVMIGFLMLIGIVTTNAIVLVDRIGQNVGRGMPIRESLIEAGKTRLRPILMTAFATIMALVPLALTTSSGTLISKGLALTVIGGLTTSTLLTLIIVPVVYELFFFKKAKKERTTK is encoded by the coding sequence ATGAACTTTTTAACCCGATTTAGTTTGAAGAACTCGGTTGCTGTCTTCATCATTGCAATCCTATTGATTTTAGGAGGCGTGTATTCCTTCTCACAATTAAAAGTTGATCAGTTCCCGGAAATCGAGTTTCCTCAGATTTCAATCGAAGCGGTTTACCCTGGTGCATCACCTGACGATGTCGATAAACAAGTCGTCTCAAAGCTTGAAACTTCCCTTAAAGGAATTGAAGGGGCTACCAAGCTAACAAGTTCTTCTTATGAAAGTATCGGTATCTTAAACATCGAATTCCCGTTCGATACCGATATGGATAAGGTCGAACAACAAATCGATGCTGCCATCCAAGATGCGAATCTACCGGAGGAAGCAACGACGAAATTAAATCGTCTGTCCTTTGGATCGTTCCCGATCTATAATATCTCTTTCTTTAGCAAAGATGGCAAAGACATCGAAAAAATTCTAAAGGAAGATATCGAACCTGAACTTAATAAGATTCCAGGCATCAACAGCGTGTCGGTTGGTGGCTATAAGGATGATCTCGTTCAAATCACCGTCGATAAGGGAAAAGCGACGGAAGCGGGTCTCTCGCTCTCAAGCATCAAGGAACAAATTAATGGAAAGTATGTCTCGTTCCCATCTGGTCAGCTATCGGAAAACGATTCGAAAATTCCGATTCGTGTTGAGGAAAAATTAGAAAATCTAGATAAACTAAAAAATCTCCAATTGACACCTGCTGCAGGTGCGGCTAGTTCATCAAGTAACGGTCAAACAGGTGGTTCATCTGCTGGCGGTCCACCACAAGGGGCAACGCAAGGACCACCAAGTACAACAGGTGATGCAGCTGCAGATCAGGCTTCTGAACCTGCAGAACCGATTCGCCTAGAGGATATCGCAAAAATCGAAGCAGTCTCACAACAAAGTGAAAAAACACGTTACGATTTAAAAGATTCCTTATCGATGGCGATCACGAAAAAACAAGATGCCAATACGGTCGAAATCGCAGATGAAGTCACGAAGATCCTCAATAAATATGACGACCAAGTCGACTATACGATTGGGATTGATTCAGCGAAGGATATCGAGGAGTCCGTTGCGACACTCGTCAAAGAAGGATTACTTGGTGCCCTCTTCGCATCACTCGCAGTACTCTTATTCTTACGGAACTTACGTGCAACGATCATTGCCATCGTCTCGATTCCTTTATCATTACTCATCGCAGCGATCTTCTTGAACTGGCAAGATATCTCCCTGAACATCATGACACTTGGTGGGATGGCTGTTGCAGTCGGTCGTGTCGTCGATGATAGTATCGTTGTCATCGAGAACATCTTCCGGCGCGTCCGAAAATCCGAATCCGGTATGACGGATGAGATCATCGAACAATCGACGAAAGAGATTCTAAAAGCAATCACGTCATCGACGCTGACGACCGTCGTCGTCTTCCTACCGATTGGATTTGTCGGTGGGATTACTGGTAAGTTCTTCTTACCGTTCGCTTTGACGATTATTTTCTCATTACTTGCTTCACTACTTGTGGCAATCACGATCGTACCGATTCTCGCGAAGTTTGCATTCAAGAAGGTACCAGCGGAAGAAAAAGAAGGTGCTCTTCAACGTTGGTATGGCAAGCTGATTGAAAAATCACTCTCGCACAAGGCAATCATCTTGGTCGTATCGTTTGTCCTTCTCGGTGGTTCTTTGGCGATCGTACCGCGTCTCGGCTTTACGTTCATTCCGAACGAAGCATCGAAGACCTTGACGGCATCGCTTGAACTTCCTGCTGCTACATCACTTGAAAAAACAAGTGACGTTTCGTTTGAGATGGAAAAAATGTTCGACAAAGAACAAGCCATTGCTGACGTGACGACTTCTGTTGGAGCACGTGACTTCACGACAGGCTTACGTCTCGATAATAAAGCAAGTTATTTCTTGAATCTAAAAGACGGCGTAAACGTCGAGAAAACGATCAAATCACTTGAGACACAGATGGAAAACATCGCTCAAGATGAAAACGTCGATGTTAAAATCAGTGTGGCTGAACTATCAACAGGTGGTCCTCCATCGAATAACAACGTCGATGTCGACTTGTTCTCGAACGACCTCGAAGCTCTTCAAGAGGCGGCAAAACTCGTCGAGGATAACATGTCGAAAAATAATGATTTGAAATATATCACGAACAACTTCAGCGAAAAACAAAAGCAGTATCTCGTAGAAATCGATCCTGAGAAAGCAAGTGATCGCGGACTATCTGGTTTCCAGATTCTCGGTACCGTCAACGATCAAACGAAGCCTGTCACGGTTGGAACGCTCAATCTCGACAATAAGGATCAAGACGTACAATTATCTTATGAAGAAGGTCTCGTCTCAAAAGAAGATCTCGAAGATGTCCAACTCTTCTCAGCAAACGGTCCTGTCGCTTTGAAAGATGTTGCGAACGTCAATGAAGTCGAGACATTCACATCGATTCAGAAGCTCGATGGAAAAGTATATGCTCGCGTATCTGGACAGGTTAAAGGAGACGACGTTCAAAACGTTTCGAACGCTGTAAAAGCTGACGTCGAAAAAATCGATTTACCAGACGGTGTCTCGCTGACAAGTGGTGGTGGAAATGATGATACGGTCGAAATCTTCCAATCACTCGGAATCGCAATCGTCGTTGCGATCGGACTCGTGTACCTGACAATGTTGATTACGTTCGGAAAAGCTCGGATTCCGTTCATCATCTTGTCATCTCTGATCTTTGTTCCGATTGGTTCACTCGTCACACTCTTCCTTGCGAATGAACCATTGTCTGTTAGTGTCATGATCGGCTTCCTGATGTTGATCGGAATCGTCACCACGAACGCAATCGTTCTCGTCGACCGCATCGGTCAAAACGTCGGACGCGGTATGCCGATTCGCGAATCATTGATTGAAGCTGGTAAAACGCGATTACGCCCAATCCTGATGACCGCATTTGCAACAATCATGGCATTGGTACCACTCGCATTAACGACTTCTTCCGGAACATTGATCTCAAAAGGTCTTGCCTTGACGGTCATTGGTGGATTAACGACCTCTACGTTGTTAACACTTATCATCGTTCCTGTCGTCTACGAATTGTTCTTCTTTAAAAAAGCAAAAAAAGAACGTACGACTAAGTAA
- a CDS encoding quinone oxidoreductase family protein: MKALTFHEFGSSDVLRFEDVPTPTITEQEVLIEMKAIGLNFADIYRRKGNYHLEGQPPYILGYEGSGIITAVGSAVSTFHVGQRVAFADIPLANAEYVVAPVDKLIPLPDDISYETAASILLQGLTAHYLTRDSYHVQPGDVVLVHAAAGGVGQLLTQLIRLLGATPIGLTSSPEKAQIAKTAGCESVYLYSENWVEHVLAQTSGKGVDVVYESIGSTLMDSFHVTKVHGTVVFYGMAGGDPVSVDPRFLMDTSKTLTGGELWNVLTSSEERIRRSGELFDWILSNHLTLSSPTTFRLSDGKVAHDFLESRRSTGKLLLLP; encoded by the coding sequence ATGAAGGCATTAACTTTCCACGAATTCGGGAGTTCTGATGTATTACGCTTCGAAGACGTGCCAACGCCAACAATTACTGAACAGGAAGTTCTGATTGAAATGAAAGCGATCGGTCTGAATTTTGCAGACATCTATCGCCGAAAAGGAAACTACCATTTGGAAGGACAACCCCCCTATATTTTAGGTTACGAAGGTTCAGGCATCATCACAGCGGTTGGTTCAGCTGTTTCAACGTTCCACGTAGGTCAACGAGTTGCTTTTGCGGACATTCCGCTTGCGAACGCTGAGTACGTCGTAGCACCCGTCGATAAATTGATTCCGCTTCCTGACGATATCTCATACGAAACAGCAGCTTCTATCTTATTACAAGGGTTAACAGCGCATTACTTAACTCGTGATAGCTACCATGTCCAACCGGGAGATGTCGTCTTAGTGCACGCAGCCGCCGGTGGCGTTGGTCAGCTTTTGACACAGCTCATTCGTTTGCTTGGGGCAACTCCGATTGGATTGACGTCTTCTCCTGAGAAAGCACAGATCGCTAAAACTGCTGGCTGTGAATCTGTCTATTTATATTCCGAGAACTGGGTCGAGCACGTGCTCGCGCAAACTTCTGGTAAAGGGGTTGATGTGGTCTACGAATCCATTGGTTCTACCTTAATGGATAGTTTCCATGTGACAAAAGTCCATGGAACTGTTGTCTTCTATGGTATGGCAGGCGGCGATCCCGTATCTGTCGATCCTCGCTTCTTGATGGATACGTCCAAAACATTGACGGGTGGTGAACTTTGGAACGTATTAACATCTTCTGAAGAACGAATCCGTAGATCTGGTGAATTATTTGATTGGATTCTATCCAATCATCTCACCCTGTCTTCTCCTACAACATTCAGATTATCTGATGGCAAAGTAGCACATGACTTTTTAGAAAGTCGACGCAGCACAGGAAAACTACTTTTGCTTCCTTAA
- a CDS encoding sterol desaturase family protein: MSNIYRRFFLFPDILIMLVLLIAISSYVFAQPFHWSILLFFCLGLIIFSFSEYLTHRFLFHLPPPKNTFGRKLLKRLHYDHHAHPNELHLLFLPVWYSLPNLSFFVALTYLLMQSVVSTAAAASGLIVMLLVYEWKHYVAHVPLKPRTRFGKWMKKTHLLHHFKNEHYWFGVSNPVGDWLFGTLKDEKTVTSSQTARNLEKNREYEKPPIS; the protein is encoded by the coding sequence ATGTCAAATATCTATCGTCGTTTTTTTCTGTTTCCGGATATTTTGATCATGCTCGTATTACTGATTGCGATCAGTAGTTATGTCTTTGCTCAGCCATTTCATTGGTCGATTTTACTGTTCTTTTGTCTTGGACTGATCATCTTTAGTTTCAGTGAATACCTGACCCATCGCTTTTTGTTTCATTTGCCACCACCTAAGAATACGTTCGGACGAAAGCTGTTGAAGCGACTTCACTACGATCATCATGCGCATCCGAATGAACTGCATCTGTTGTTTTTGCCCGTCTGGTATTCCTTGCCGAATCTTAGTTTCTTTGTGGCTCTGACCTATCTTCTGATGCAATCGGTCGTCTCGACAGCCGCAGCTGCAAGTGGATTGATCGTCATGTTACTCGTTTACGAGTGGAAACATTACGTGGCACACGTTCCACTGAAACCGAGAACACGTTTTGGAAAATGGATGAAAAAGACGCATCTATTACATCATTTCAAAAATGAACACTATTGGTTTGGTGTATCCAATCCGGTGGGAGATTGGTTGTTTGGCACTTTGAAGGATGAAAAAACAGTTACTTCTAGTCAAACAGCACGAAATTTAGAAAAGAATCGAGAATATGAAAAACCGCCGATCAGCTGA